The sequence ATGGTTTCTACCATCGATAGTATTGAAGAACCCGACCAGATGATTTTCAAACACCTCGGAATGGTTGATGAAAATGGAGTAGAAGATACAGAAAGCATGGAAATCAAGCAGTGGAGCGGTTGTTTTGAAAAATATATTCTCATAGATTATGATGGTAAAACCAAACTTCATGTGGAAGTACAAACCGAGAAAGATTGGGAAGAGCACATGAATACCGGATTTACAAAAGGCTTGGAAGTGGTGAAGAATCTTGCAGAGACAAACTGATATAATTTATTCTTCAACTAATTATGAAATTACTAAGCATTCTCTTTGCTACCTTTATTTTAGCTTTAATCGGCAGCAAATTCATTCAGGGAAACTGGAATTTTTTGTTTGCTGGAAATTTAGGAATGACCGCTTTCATTGTTTTTACTGGTTTGGCTCATTTTAAATTCCAAAAAGGAATGGCTTTAATGATTCCTGATTTTATTCCAGCTAAATTATTCTGGGTTTATTTCACAGGAATTTTAGAGATTGCAGCAGGTATTGGCTTGATGATTTCTTCAATTCGTGAGATTACTGCAATTTTAATGATTATTTTTTATATTTTGGTTTTTGTAGCCAATGTCAATTCATCCAAAAAGAATGTCAATATTTTCAAAGGTGATTATTCAGGTCCCGGAATGGCTTATTTGTACAAAGAAAGAATTCCG comes from Chryseobacterium sp. 3008163 and encodes:
- a CDS encoding SRPBCC family protein, which encodes METLSYETIINAPKQKVWNVLFGKETYSEWTQFFGPGSQMKTDWKVGGKTYFVNPKGAGMVSTIDSIEEPDQMIFKHLGMVDENGVEDTESMEIKQWSGCFEKYILIDYDGKTKLHVEVQTEKDWEEHMNTGFTKGLEVVKNLAETN